CGTAGCAACGCCGCCATGCGCCGATACCCGTAGCGCGGATGTTCCGCTGACAGCTCCAGGAGCCTTTTGCTTAACTGCTCTTGCGCAGGTGTTGGCGGCCGCCCGCGATAGTTAAACGTCGAACGGGCCAGCCGTAGAATCTTCTACGCGCAAGGCGTGAAGGCGAACGTCCTGTTCTTCGACCGCAAACCCGCGCAGGAAAAATCGTGGACGCAGAAGCTCTGGATTTACGACCTGCGCACCAACATGCATTTCACGCTCAAGGAGAACACGCTGAAGCGAAGTGATCTGGATGATTTTGTAAATTGTTACTTCGGGTGTAGCGGCGCTTCTGTGAAGCGCGAACGAGTCGGCTCGCAGAGCCAACGCTACAACCGCCACAATCGTGTCGAGACAGAGCGCTTCAAATCATTCACCTACGAGGAGCTGAGCAAGCGCGACAAGGTGAACCTCGACATCTTCTGGCTAAAGGACGATGCCCTCGAAGAATCCGCCAACCTCCCTGCCCCGGAAATCATTGCCGCTGACATTACCGCCGACCTCGAAGCGGCGATGGAACAGTTCGCGACCATTGCGGAGGATTTGAAGAAGTGAAACTCGCCGCCCTCCTCGACCGCGCGTGGACTCCCTCCCCGCCCGCTCGGCGGGCTGCGCCCTTTCGCTTCGCCAAATTCGTCTCGCACGTTCCCAACGCGCTCGGCTCAAAGGAAAATTATGAGTACTAGCGAGAGTAAGTGGGTTCATTCACTCATCCCTCGGTTAACCAACGCCCTGAAGAAGCATCATGCGTCTGGCTTGGAAATAGGGGTGAGTGATGCACGAAAGTTGCCGTACACCTGTGAAATACACGGATACAGCGATGACGGTTCGAGCACAAAGAACATTTCCAGTTATCAAACCGATCTGTTGTTCTTCGATATCCCAAGGAGTGATCGGTGGATTCCAAGGGTTGTGGTCGAGTGCAAGCTTGGCCGAATTTCAACGCATGATGCCCTAACCTACAGTGCCAAAGCGGCTACGCATAAGCATGTGCATCCCTATTTGCGCTATGGAATCCTCGCTGGCGAGCGCGAGCATTATGCGATTCCTGTTCGGCTGGTAAAGCATGGCACATATTTTGACTTCATGGCGACTTGGCGTGCTGCGAGGCCGACGGCGGGCGAGTGGAGGGACTTTTGCGCGCTGGTCGTCGACGAGGTCAAAGCTTCCCGAGCCATGCAGGAGCTGTTGACAACAAACCGCTCTGCGAAGCGAAGGAAGTATCACACCCTCCATCGCCCTCTCTTGTTAAGATGAGTGCATTTGGTTTGACCGTAGGTGGTGGTGGCACGCTGGGCGCGCTGAAACGTCTGCAACTGCAGGCTGCGTGCCCCCACGCGGCGTCCGGGCGAAACCCCAAAACGCCGGGTCACCCAACCCGGCCCAAAACATGGGAGCTTGACGTTATAACATTTGTGATTACACTGGCGGCATGATTCTCGAATTGAAATTACGCAAGGTGGGCAACTCGGTGGGCGTCGTCCTGCCGAAAGAGGCGCTGGCGCACTTGAACGCGGACGAGGGCGACACGGTGTCGGTCACAGACGGGCCGGATGGCAGCTTGCGAATGAGTCCGCACAAGGCCGCAGTCGCGCGCCAGATGGAAGCGGTGCAGGACGTGATGAAGCGGTATCGTCACACCATGCGCGAGCTGGCCAAATGAAGGAGCCGACGTGGGTGTTGCGGGAGGTGGTGTTCTTGCTGCACGAGCAATCGCTGGCGCAGTTCGGCGGTTCGGGGGGAGTGCGCGACGAGGGTTTATTGGACTCCGCGCTTGGCAAGCCG
The sequence above is drawn from the Candidatus Angelobacter sp. genome and encodes:
- a CDS encoding AbrB/MazE/SpoVT family DNA-binding domain-containing protein, whose amino-acid sequence is MILELKLRKVGNSVGVVLPKEALAHLNADEGDTVSVTDGPDGSLRMSPHKAAVARQMEAVQDVMKRYRHTMRELAK